The Verrucomicrobiia bacterium sequence TTCAGGGAAGATTCGTTTCGGCCGGACTCTGCTACTTCGCCTTCGTCGTAATGTTCGTGATGCCTTTTGCTTTGCTTTTTGAATGGTTTGGTCCCGACAGGACAACTAAATCAAAACCAACCGCCACAGCTTCCCGAGACCAAATCACCCTTTTAGTCTTGTGGCTTTTTTTGCTCATGTCAGCTCTTCCCAGATTGCTACCAAGTGTCGAGGTCCGCGTTTGGGGGCTAGCTCCCGTTACGTTATCTGGACTCGCAATCACCATCGCTCCGTTTGTTCGCGGTTTCGCAGATTCCAAGTTTTTCAAAGTAGTCAACAATCCGTGGTTTAGCATTGGGGGCACCATCCTTCTGCTGTTAGTCGCTGTTTGGGTTGCACAGCCAAAGCTCGGGGCATTTCTCATCCTCTCGGCAATACTGTGGCCTGCCATTCACGTTCAAGGGCGGGCTTCCAGAACGGACCTCTGGCAGCACCCGAGCGTAGCTCTGAAGATGATATCCATTTCTTTATGTGGATTCTTGGCACTATCACACGCTATTTGCTTTGGCCAGACCGTGTTTCCCATGGTTCCCGGTTCTTTCGGTGGCGGGGCCCCTCAAATCGTATACTTCATTCCAGGCTCCAGTCGGACGGACCTTTTTTGGGCTGCTGGGTTCCCCATCACCAACGACGCCTATGGACCTTTCGAGGTCATCACGCAAGACGAGCACCGCCTCTGGATCCAGTCACCGCTGCAAGTAACAAACAGCGCGAGAAAGTCGGCGGTCCAGTTCTCGATTGAGTCGACTGACATCCTTCGTTTCGAAAGCAGAAACGGCACAAAAGTGCCAACCAAGTGACAAGCCTCTGCACTTTGATATTGTGCCGAACTAGGAGAAGCCTCGCATGGATTCGTTCCCCGGCTACCTCACCGCCGTCCGCCTGAAGCGGGACGCGGTGCCAAGGTTTTGCCGGTATCCCTTCGCGATCCCGGCGGTGCGCGGACTGGACCGGCTGGAGCTGCATCCCAAGGTCACGTTCTTCATCGGCGAGAACGGCTCGGGCAAATCGACCCTGCTCGAAGCCATCGCGGTGAAGTGGGGCTTCAACGCCGAAGGCGGCACGAAGAATTTCAACTTCGCCACACGCGATTCGCATTCCGAGCTGAACGACTATCTGGTGCTGGAACGCTCGAAGTTTCGGGCTCATGACGGCTTCTTTCTCCGCCCCGAAAGTTTTTACAACGTCGCCACCGAGGTCGATCGGCTCGACGAGGAACCCGGGCACCAAAGGGGACAGGACAACTATCCGTAGATCTGGCGATGGCGGACCGTGCTGCCGCCTCGTGATCCTGCGCCCATGCGCCAGCGTCGTCTGAAGGCCCCCGCCTTGTTCCCCGTCGCCCACTACCACTGCATGTCGCGGGTCGTGAACCGCGACTTCGTCTTCGGTCCCCATGAGCGCGAACACTTCGTTCGCCTGCTCCGCCAGTACGAACGCTTCTGCGGGGCCCGGGTGCTCACCTTCTGCATCCTCTCCAACCACTTCCACCTCCTGGTCGAGGTCCCGGCACGGCCGACGAGTTTCTGTCCCGCATCGAAGCGATCTCCAGCTCGGCCCTCACCCTCGGTCGCTTCCGCCAGCGCCTTGAACAGTTCCGGGCCGCAGGGGATGCGGCGGGTGAACGGGCGTTCCTGGACCGGATCTGCGCCCCGATGTGGGACATCAGCGGCTACCTGCAGCGGCTCAAGCAGCGCTTCACCGTGTCCCTTCGGCAAAGGTGCGGAAGGGGCTGGCGGGGCCGAAATTGTTTGGGTGGCGGCTCTCGACGGACGCGGGCTCAGGGTGCCCTGGGTGAGGTGGCGGCGCCGAGGGTCTGCCGGTAGGTCCACGGCATCCACCTTCCAGGGTCTGCTCGGACGGCCTCCGGATTCCGGACCACCGCCCGCATATAGTCGAAGGGGTTCTCCCCGTTGGCCCGGGCGGTTTCGATCACCGTCATGAAGGTGTCGCCCACCTCAGCTCCCTTCTGCGTCTTGTAGTGCAGGCTGTTCTTGCGATGCAGGATCGCGGTCTTCGGCAGCCTCTCGGCCGTGTTATTGTCGAGAGGGGCTCCGGGCACGTTCAGGAAGCGGGTCAGCGTCGTCCAGAGGTTCAGCAGGAAGGCCACCGCTGCGCCCAGGGCCGAGTTGGGCTCGATCTGCTTCTGGTCCAGGGCCTCCTGAAATTCCCGACGCAACTTCTCCATCACCGGCCCGCTGTGGGCCTGGTGTCGGCGCAAGCGTTCCTCAGGCCCCACCTGCTCCTTCCGGCACCCCGCCTCCACCCGGTACACCTCGCCCAAGGTTACTTCAGTGGAAGTCCGTAACGCCGCCTCAATTCCGGATCCAATGAATACGGCGCAGGGGCGGCAGTGCTCGAAGGTTCTCCGTGCATTTTGGATCGGTGCCCAAACTGCTCGATCGCCCGTTTCATGGGGATCCCGTATTGGATGCTCATCATCGGGTTCATGGCGCCTTGATGGCCGCGTCTCCCACTTGCTTCTCCGACCGCCTCGGCGAACAGAATTTGGATCCAGGCTTCGCGGTTGTCGGCGCGGTCGAATCCGTCGAGGGCGTTCAGAATCAACTGGCGATCCGAATCCTCCTTGAGGCCCAGTTCCCGAAGAAAGTCCGGATTCACGCCCCCGTGGTCCAGATGCCATTCCACGAGTTCCCGCAGTGCGGTGCGTTCCCGGGCTTCCTGATGGGTTGCCCGCTGCGCCTCATGGGCGCGGTATTGAAGGCCCATGAGACGCACCGCCACCTCCGAGAGCAGCAGCGTCGCGCCCACCAGTCCGAAGATGAGGTTTCGCGATTGGCGGAGAAGTTCCGTTCTCCCGGCCGATGCCGTTCCGAAATTCCGACGGCCGTAGCGCAGCAGTGCCGCGGCAAGTGCCATGACCATCAGGACCGTGCCTGCGATCACGGTCAGCCGAACCCCTTGGGCACCCGGTGCCCAGGACGGCATCGCCGGCCGGGCCTGCATCAGTTCGCCGGCGAGCGTTTCGAGTCGGCCCGCCTCGAATACCATGACGGGAGTGACGATCACAGGGAACGCAAGGACCATCAGCGCGGTCGCCGCGGCAGCCTGCATCGTGCCGCGGCACCACGATGAGGCATGCACCGCACAGGTGAAGATCAGGAACACCCCCAACGCAAACGCAGAAACGGCGGCACCAACCCCTGAGGCGCCCTCCGGAAAATAGGCTTCGACACCATAGCCCGCGACGAGCAATCCCATGGGGAGCATGACTCCCAGAACGACGACATGCAGCCAGGCCACGGCAACCTTCAGCCACCATTGTTGCGAGACGGAGACGGGCTGCGTCAGTTGCCAGGCCAGAGTGCCCAATTGACGCTCCTCCGCGACACAGGCCGCCCCGGCTGCGACGAGCGTCAACGATCCGAGAATCACCGCCAGCATCCCGAGGAAATGCGGCAGCTCGGGCATCCAGTCGGATGCGACCCCCAGCACCCGCAGCAACATGCCCGACGCCCATAGCGTGGAGAAGATTGCGGCGACCAACCACGGGACCACATGCAGGCGCATTTCCTTCCGGAGCAATTCCGCAATCCGGGTGCGCGGCAGGACGCGCGTGAGGAAGCGGTCCACGGGAAGGCTCAGCGGATGCCGGCCCACACTTCCCGGGCTGCCGCCAGTGGAGTCATGGATCTCGAGCCTCGCAAAGCAACGCCAGGCCAGTCCCGCGGTGCCGGCCGCGTAGAGGGTCAGGACGACGGGCACCGCATGCTGAATCCACCTGGACCTCACCGGCACCGCGGCGATCCATTCGAAGATGCCGGCAGCGACCGCTCCAAGGGCCGCGCCCAGCAGGGGCACCGCCACGGTGAACACGACCCCCGCCAGCGTGCTGCGCGTCCACAATGTGAACAGCGGCGCGCTGCAGAAGATCAGGGCCACGCTCCCGCCCACGATCACGGCCGACTCGAGAAGCGTTTTGCCGCCCGGTGCCGTGGGCTCGCGCCACAACAGCAGGAGATTCGAGGCAATCCAAAGCAGCACGCACGCGACCGAAGCCAGTTTCTCCAGATAAATCGTGCGCCGCGACCGGGGCTCACAAAGCAGTCCGGACAGCGTCCGGTGCCCAATTTCCTCCCCGAAGGTCACGGCACCGGCGATGACGGCTCCAGCCAGTGCGATCCCGGTCATCCAATCCCAGAGACTTTCGGGAGCGACACCGGCCCAGCGGAACAGAGATAGCGCGCCAGGCACACCGACACCCACCAGCAACGGCATCATTTGAATACGCAGATCCTTGATCCAGTGCCGGGCAAACGCGGTTCGTTCCCGGGAGCCCGGGAGCAACAGGGGGAGGACGACGATGGTGGCGAGGGCCGCCCGCAAAAGTTCGGTGGCGACGCCGATTCCGCTTCCCGCAATTCCCTGCCCTGCGAGTCCCACCCACGGAAGCGCCACGAGCAACCACCATCCCGCAAAAACACCGACACGCGGCACTGCCATTGTCAGATTCATGGCAGGACGCCTCCGGTTCGAACCGTGGCCATGAAAATTTCCTCGAGGGTCAAGGACTCCGCTTCCAGGTGCACGGGACTGCGGGCGCGCAATTGCTCCATCCACCGGTCCCCGTTGCCCTCCACAATCAACTCGAGCTCCCGCCCGGTGCGCCGTACGGATCGTGCCTCGGGGAACTCAGTGTCGGGCGGCGCCTCCCCGGCAAAGACGGCACGCAGCCGGCGAAAGGTCGCCCGCGCCGCGTCGGCCTCGGCCGTCAGAACGGCGCGTCCCTGCTCAAGGACGGTGAACCGGTCAATCAACCCCTCGAATTCGCTGATGAGATGGGTGGAAACGAAGACCGTTCGGCGGCCCGGGTCGGCTTCCTGGTAGGCGCCGATGACGGTCTGGATGAATTCCCGGCGCACCAGAGGGTCAAGTCCGGATGTCGGTTCATCAAGCACCAGCAGTTCGGGTTCGGCGGCAATCGCGCCGATCAATGCGAGTTGGGTGCGCTGTCCCTTGCTCAGACCATGTACGGGCAGGAGCGGATCGAGTCCGAACCGGTCCAGGAGGGACCGTTCCAGACCCTGATTCCATCGCTCCCGAAATGCGGCCTGATAGTCCAGCGCCTCGCGGACAGTCATCCACGGATAGAACGCGACGAAGTCCGGAACATAGGCGAGACGCGACTTGATCGCTGCCTCGTTGCGGACCGGATCCAGCCCGAAGACCGCCACCGAACCCGCCGTCGGCCGGAGCAGGTTGAGCAAACACTTGATCGCCGTGGTCTTGCCGGCGCCATTGCGTCCAAAGAAGCCATGGCAGCGTCCGGGTTCCACTGAGAGCTGGAGCCCGTGCAGGGCCTCGACGCGGCCGTAGCGATGGGTGAGGTTGCGGAATTCAATGACAGGATGCATGAGCGGAGGGGGTTGAGTCGTCGTCGGAAAGGGGCATTCAGGACACCGCAGGCGCGTGCTGGCGCTCGCGGAAGGCCTCCAGGCGTTCTTCGAGCAGCGCCTTGAGCTGCCGGTCGTCAATCTGGAGGTGATGGGCCTGAACGATGACCGCATCCAGTTCCGCGGAGAGACGGTCGGCACGCACCGCACGCCGCAGCGACGGCACCCCGTTGGCCCGGACAAAGCAGCCCGCACCCTGGCGGGTTTCGATCACTCCCTCGGCCTCAAGCGCCGCGTACGCCCGGGCGGCCGTGTTGCGGTTGATCCGCAGGGCCTCCGCCAGGGCCCGCACCGACGGGAGGGCCTCCCCGGGCCGCAGCACGCCGCAGGCGGTCGCCGCCTTCACCTGCTGCAGGATCTGCTGGTACACGGGAACCCCCGACTTGAAGTTGACGTGGGCGATCATGGGAACGGGCGCACAGTGTCATAGGACAATAGGACAGTCAAGACCGTTCATTTTCTGTCCGAACCGCGACGGAATTTCGGATGTAAACTCTTCCGGATTGGCAATCCGGGGACGACCCCGTACGCTGGGCGCATGCCAGAGAAGTCCATGGAACAGATCCCGTTCAGCACGCGCGAGCTGTACGACAAGGGCATCGCCGCGGTGCAAAAGCGGAATTTCGACTATGCCGTCACCCTGCTCATGCAGGCCCTGCGCCTGGAGCCGGGGTTTTACGAGGCACGGGAGGCGTTGCGGGCCACCCAGCATCAGCGGGTCTCCGGCAAGCGCAGCCTTTTCCGGAAATTTGTCGGGTCCGCAAGCTCGCTCACCCGCGGCCAGGTGGCGCTCCGGAGCAATCCGCTCGACGCGATTCAGATCGCAGAGGAGGCGCTGAATGAGGATCCCAACAACATTGCGGCCCACGAACTGCTTGCCGATGCCGCCATGGCGTCCGCGTTACCCCGGACTGCGCTGCTCTCGTTGGAGGTTGCGTTCAAGAGCCGGCCGACCGACCGCCGGCTCGCCTTGAAGCTCGCCGCTGCTGCCGGGGAAATGGGCCAGCGGGCCCGCGCCGAGAAGCTGTACCGCGACCTGCTTCGTGCCGATCCCCGCGACGGCGAGGCCAACGAGCTCCTGAAGAACATGCTCGCCTCACGCACCCTGCACGAGGGGGGCTACGAACGTCTGGCGGGCGGTGAGGGCAGCTACCGGGACGCGCTCAAGGACAAGGACGAAGCGGTCTCCCTTGAACAGGCCGGCCGGCTGGTCAAGGACGAGGATGTCGCCGCCCACCTGATCGGGGAGCTAGAGGCGCGACTGCAGAAGGAGCCCGACAATCTGAAGCTGATCCGCGACGTTGCGGATCTCCACCTCAAGCGCAAGGACTTCGATCAGGCCGCCGGATGCCTCAGGCGCTACCTGCAGGTGGCCGGCGTGAATGATCCGGTGGTGCTGGAGGCCCTGCGCGATGTGGAACTGGCCCGCTTCGACCAGGAGGAGAAGGCGCTCGACCCCACGGCACCCGATCACGCCGCGCAACTGGAGGCGGTCCGGACCCGTCGCGATGCGTGGCGCCTCGAGGATGTGCGGCGGCGCGCGGAGATGAATCCGACCGACCTGCAGATCCGCTTTGAGCTTGGTGAATTGCATCTCCGGGCCGGGCGCCTGGGCGAGGCGATCGCCGAACTGCAGAAGGCCCAGAACAACCCCAATCGCCGTCTCGCGGCAATGAGCCTCCTGGCGCAGGCCTTTGCCCGCCGGGGGATGAACGATCTGGCGGCCCGCAAGCTGCAGGACGCCCTCAAGGAGAAGCAGGTCTTTGACGAGGAGGCCAAGGACCTCCACTACCAGCTCGGCTGCGTCTTCGACGCGATGGGTCGGCGGGAGGACGCCATGGAGCACTTCAAGACCATCTACGAACAGGACATCGCCTACCGCGACGTCATGGCCCGCGTGGACGCCTTCTACGCATCCAACGGCTGAAAGGCGCTGGCCGGGGCCGCTGCTGCCCGTTGCTCACCCGTGCCGACAACCGTGCAGCCAGCGCTTCACACCACCCCGGCCGCCCCGCGAACCCGGGGGCGGACCGGGCCCAGGCGGACCACGTTCTCGGGATCGAAATCGGTGAGCTTGAGCCAGTCCTCGGTCAGATCGCCGGATGGGAACAGGTCGTTCTCGGAGTGCTCCCGCTCCAGCGCGGTCCGCAGGTCGTCCCGCGTGATGCAGGCGCCCGCATCCCCGGCAATCGCCCGATGGAGCGCCAGGCTCTTGGCACGTTCCACCACGGCCGCAATCACCGCGCCGCTCGCGACATCCCCCCGGTGCAGCACTTCGCGACGGCCGCTGCGGAACACCACTTCCAGAAACTCGGTGGACGCCACCCGCGCATAGTGCGCAGCGCTCACCTGCGCGGCCAGGACCTCGCGTGGTTCCGCCAGCGGCAGGGTGTCGCGCAGGTAGATCTCATAGATGCGCCGTGCGCCGGGTTCATCGGGACGCCGGACGCGGATTTTTCGGTCAATCCGGCCCGGACGCAGGATGGCGGGATCCATGAGGTCGGGCCGGTTTGAGGCCAGGATCACCACGACGTTGGACAGCGGTTCGAGTCCGTCCATCTCGGTGCAGAACATGGGCACGAGCGTGGAGGAGAGGTTGTAGGACCGGTTGCCGCGCCGCGTGCCCAGGAGGCTCTCGGCCTCGTCAATGAAGAGGAAGGCCAGTTGACCCTCGCGGGACCGCTCCCGGCACTGCGCGAAGAGGTCCCGGACCTGGCGCTCGCTCTCGCCGACCCACATGTTGAGCAGCTCCGGGCCCTTCACGTGGAGAAAGAACTCCGGGTGATCCTTTCCGGTCTGGACCCGCAACTGTTCCCGAAGGTTCCAGGCCGTCGCCTTGCCGAGGAGGGTCTTGCCGCAGCCGGGCGGCCCGTGGAGGAGGAACCCCTTCGGCACCGCATGATCGAAGCGCCGGAACAGGTCGCGATGCAGGAACGGCAGCTCCACGGCGTCGCGGATGGCCTGCACCGCCTCCTCCTGGCCGCCGATGGCGGCCCACGGAGTTGGCGTGACCTGCTCCAGGGAACGTTCGATCCGGCGTCCCATGCCGAGCACCTCCAACGCCACGCGCTGCGTGGGATCCAGCCGGAGTTCCATCCCGGGCTTGAGCTTCTCCTTCACCAGCAGCGTGGACCGGATCACCACGGTGCCGTTCATCCCCCCCTCGCCGCCCACCCGAATGCGCCCGTCGGCCAGCGCCTCCTCGACGCGCACCGCCGGCCCGCTGCGATCGAATCCGAGCGCGCGCACCACCGCGAACGCCTCGTTGCAAAGGACCCGCTGCCCGGTTTCAAGGCCGTCCAGCGGGATCGCCGGATCCACGCGGCACACGTAGTCGGATCCGCCGACGCAGACGCCGGCAAGATCGGGCTCGATTCGGGCGAGGAAGGTTCCCACCCGGAACGCGGGCGCTCGCAGCTTCTCGACGATCTCTTCATACTTCTCCAGGGCCACACGCGACTGATCGCAGATCTCCTCCATTCCCTCGACCCGACGCCTCAACTGGCGGAAATCGGCGCTGGCCTCCGGGTCGGAACGGGCCCGGGCCGCGATGTAGTCCAGGATCTGCAGTGTGGACAAACGTTCCAGCTGCTCTGGCGACAGCACGGACTCCAATGGCGGAGCGGTCCGCGGTTCCGTCGCTTCGGTTGCGGACGCCGGCTCCCTTGGCGCCCTTTTCCGATTTTCCGCCATGACCGACGTTAGGATCGGGTCATTCCTTTGCAACCGGAGATGCGAAGTCTGCGGATCATAATGCAGCGGATTCGAAGGGACCGGAGTTCCCGGCGGCGATCAGTCGGCGACAGCGAGGGCGTCTCATGCGGACACCGGTCGTCTGGCCGTCCAGGCAATACCCCGGACGACGAGGACGCGAAACAACGGGTCGTCGAGAGTCCAGGAGTAATGTCCGGGAATGCTGGCGAATACGCGTCCCGGTCCCCGTTCAAATGTCCAGACCAAAGGCCGCATCGCGCCGTCCACGGCTGCCGCCGCCAGCACCTGGACACTCTCCGTTTCGCCGATGAGCGGCCAGTAGGGTTCGTCGAGAAGCTGGATCCGGTCGGGGAGCCCGACGGTCAGCGGATGGCCGGAGGAGAGTTGCAGCTCGAGCAGCCGGGACCATCGCGACTGCCAGCGCGGGTAGTCATGTTGTCCCGGCCCGTGGTCCTGCCGCGAGGCGACGAGCACGATGTGCGCGGGTCGGCTGCTCCCGTGTGGCGACGCCACTCCCTCCGGATCTGCAGCCAGGAAGGCCGCCTTGCGGCCGCCCATTGCAATCATCGAGGCGATCTCAGCGCGATCCCGGATCGGCGGCATGTGACGCAGATAGGTCAACAAGTCGGCAACCCCCTCCGCCGACAGGCCATCGAGGAGTCCTGACGGCATCAGGGACACGCTCGCGGGTCGCCGCTCGCGAATTGAGGACGAGCGAACCACGCGGGATTCGCCGGTCACGCCGATCAGGCGAAGCGCGTCATCTCCTGAATGCCTCACAAATCCTGTGAACTCGTCCCCTCCCTCGATCCGCAAATGGTAGCCCACGTAGTCCGGGTGAATGGTGGCGTCGGGCTCAACGATGTCCCTGAGAATTTCTGAAGCCTCCCGGGCGGCGAGGTGGTCCAGATCGGGCCCCTCCCCGCCGCCGTCCCCCCGGAGGCGGTGGCACGCGGCGCATTGCAGCTTGGAAAACAGTTCGCGGCC is a genomic window containing:
- a CDS encoding AAA family ATPase, with amino-acid sequence MDSFPGYLTAVRLKRDAVPRFCRYPFAIPAVRGLDRLELHPKVTFFIGENGSGKSTLLEAIAVKWGFNAEGGTKNFNFATRDSHSELNDYLVLERSKFRAHDGFFLRPESFYNVATEVDRLDEEPGHQRGQDNYP
- a CDS encoding transposase is translated as MRQRRLKAPALFPVAHYHCMSRVVNRDFVFGPHEREHFVRLLRQYERFCGARVLTFCILSNHFHLLVEVPARPTSFCPASKRSPARPSPSVASASALNSSGPQGMRRVNGRSWTGSAPRCGTSAATCSGSSSASPCPFGKGAEGAGGAEIVWVAALDGRGLRVPWVRWRRRGSAGRSTASTFQGLLGRPPDSGPPPAYSRRGSPRWPGRFRSPS
- a CDS encoding ABC transporter ATP-binding protein, with the protein product MHPVIEFRNLTHRYGRVEALHGLQLSVEPGRCHGFFGRNGAGKTTAIKCLLNLLRPTAGSVAVFGLDPVRNEAAIKSRLAYVPDFVAFYPWMTVREALDYQAAFRERWNQGLERSLLDRFGLDPLLPVHGLSKGQRTQLALIGAIAAEPELLVLDEPTSGLDPLVRREFIQTVIGAYQEADPGRRTVFVSTHLISEFEGLIDRFTVLEQGRAVLTAEADAARATFRRLRAVFAGEAPPDTEFPEARSVRRTGRELELIVEGNGDRWMEQLRARSPVHLEAESLTLEEIFMATVRTGGVLP
- a CDS encoding GntR family transcriptional regulator — its product is MIAHVNFKSGVPVYQQILQQVKAATACGVLRPGEALPSVRALAEALRINRNTAARAYAALEAEGVIETRQGAGCFVRANGVPSLRRAVRADRLSAELDAVIVQAHHLQIDDRQLKALLEERLEAFRERQHAPAVS
- a CDS encoding tetratricopeptide repeat protein, which produces MPEKSMEQIPFSTRELYDKGIAAVQKRNFDYAVTLLMQALRLEPGFYEAREALRATQHQRVSGKRSLFRKFVGSASSLTRGQVALRSNPLDAIQIAEEALNEDPNNIAAHELLADAAMASALPRTALLSLEVAFKSRPTDRRLALKLAAAAGEMGQRARAEKLYRDLLRADPRDGEANELLKNMLASRTLHEGGYERLAGGEGSYRDALKDKDEAVSLEQAGRLVKDEDVAAHLIGELEARLQKEPDNLKLIRDVADLHLKRKDFDQAAGCLRRYLQVAGVNDPVVLEALRDVELARFDQEEKALDPTAPDHAAQLEAVRTRRDAWRLEDVRRRAEMNPTDLQIRFELGELHLRAGRLGEAIAELQKAQNNPNRRLAAMSLLAQAFARRGMNDLAARKLQDALKEKQVFDEEAKDLHYQLGCVFDAMGRREDAMEHFKTIYEQDIAYRDVMARVDAFYASNG
- a CDS encoding AAA family ATPase, whose product is MAENRKRAPREPASATEATEPRTAPPLESVLSPEQLERLSTLQILDYIAARARSDPEASADFRQLRRRVEGMEEICDQSRVALEKYEEIVEKLRAPAFRVGTFLARIEPDLAGVCVGGSDYVCRVDPAIPLDGLETGQRVLCNEAFAVVRALGFDRSGPAVRVEEALADGRIRVGGEGGMNGTVVIRSTLLVKEKLKPGMELRLDPTQRVALEVLGMGRRIERSLEQVTPTPWAAIGGQEEAVQAIRDAVELPFLHRDLFRRFDHAVPKGFLLHGPPGCGKTLLGKATAWNLREQLRVQTGKDHPEFFLHVKGPELLNMWVGESERQVRDLFAQCRERSREGQLAFLFIDEAESLLGTRRGNRSYNLSSTLVPMFCTEMDGLEPLSNVVVILASNRPDLMDPAILRPGRIDRKIRVRRPDEPGARRIYEIYLRDTLPLAEPREVLAAQVSAAHYARVASTEFLEVVFRSGRREVLHRGDVASGAVIAAVVERAKSLALHRAIAGDAGACITRDDLRTALEREHSENDLFPSGDLTEDWLKLTDFDPENVVRLGPVRPRVRGAAGVV
- a CDS encoding ThuA domain-containing protein gives rise to the protein MLVTDLAVSPRGDLYLSGHGGLPDWGTGLTGQGWLLRIRYSDPDAPQPLETVAAHPEEVRIRFDRPVRPESIGVLAGLEIVHGEHVRAGDRWEILKPPYAAVNQQEATPKYRAKILTAALQGGEELVLTTTPHAGPGRGVVTLPLSGSGGAGEMTVEYRLTACELPPARPAQAVGGRRDLAFGEGDHERGRELFSKLQCAACHRLRGDGGGEGPDLDHLAAREASEILRDIVEPDATIHPDYVGYHLRIEGGDEFTGFVRHSGDDALRLIGVTGESRVVRSSSIRERRPASVSLMPSGLLDGLSAEGVADLLTYLRHMPPIRDRAEIASMIAMGGRKAAFLAADPEGVASPHGSSRPAHIVLVASRQDHGPGQHDYPRWQSRWSRLLELQLSSGHPLTVGLPDRIQLLDEPYWPLIGETESVQVLAAAAVDGAMRPLVWTFERGPGRVFASIPGHYSWTLDDPLFRVLVVRGIAWTARRPVSA